In the Muricauda sp. MAR_2010_75 genome, one interval contains:
- a CDS encoding DinB family protein: MKNLFYIKLIGFTFLFTLVVELQAQNMELPYHQIPDYPETYTAGNMAARMIDGLGYRYYWASEGLTQNDLDYKPSKEGRSTMETLQHIYGLTINIVNATTGTPNTRRDLTAFSYEELRQMTLGNLKTASDSLLGKSSDDLKEFNIIFQRGDQQTVLPFWNLINGMISDAIYHTGQVVLMRRTSGNPQNPNVNVLLGKTRE; the protein is encoded by the coding sequence ATGAAAAACCTTTTCTACATAAAACTTATCGGTTTTACTTTCTTATTTACCTTAGTTGTGGAATTACAAGCACAGAACATGGAATTGCCCTATCATCAAATTCCAGATTATCCCGAAACCTACACCGCAGGTAATATGGCAGCCCGTATGATCGATGGATTGGGGTATCGTTATTATTGGGCATCGGAAGGGTTGACCCAAAACGATTTGGATTATAAACCTTCAAAAGAAGGAAGGAGTACCATGGAAACCTTGCAACATATTTATGGCTTAACCATCAATATTGTCAATGCCACCACGGGTACGCCCAACACAAGAAGGGATTTAACCGCATTCTCGTATGAAGAGCTCCGCCAAATGACCTTGGGGAATTTGAAGACGGCAAGTGATAGTTTGCTGGGAAAATCTTCCGATGATTTAAAAGAATTCAATATTATTTTTCAGCGTGGCGACCAACAGACGGTGCTTCCGTTTTGGAATTTGATCAATGGTATGATTTCGGATGCTATTTATCACACCGGGCAGGTTGTTCTAATGCGCAGGACCAGTGGAAACCCACAAAACCCCAACGTAAATGTGCTGTTGGGCAAGACAAGGGAGTAA
- a CDS encoding META domain-containing protein — protein sequence MKPSIILLVSILILVCSCNPKLDNSEAVFNTTWELEYMSGPRIAFDGLFPEKKPQITFNKETHQVTGTDSCNGYSADFELDENSISFGEPGPTTMMFCGGGERQFLNMMQKIDGYIIQDGELNLMAGEVPMMRFKKVEQ from the coding sequence ATGAAGCCTTCAATCATCCTTCTTGTAAGCATCCTGATTTTGGTTTGTTCATGCAATCCAAAGCTGGACAACTCTGAAGCAGTTTTCAACACCACCTGGGAATTGGAATACATGTCTGGTCCACGCATTGCTTTCGATGGACTTTTCCCTGAGAAAAAACCACAGATCACTTTCAACAAAGAAACCCACCAAGTTACTGGCACTGATAGCTGCAATGGCTATTCCGCCGACTTTGAATTGGATGAGAATTCCATCTCGTTTGGAGAACCCGGCCCTACCACCATGATGTTTTGTGGAGGAGGGGAAAGACAATTCCTAAATATGATGCAAAAGATTGATGGGTACATCATTCAAGATGGTGAACTCAATCTTATGGCTGGCGAAGTTCCCATGATGCGCTTTAAAAAAGTGGAACAATGA
- a CDS encoding cytochrome c codes for MKKILLFVALGALVASCGGKKEEKKDDGFEVSRTKTEETKTQTSEGVPVDLDNKGVGPIENVAFAAEIDEEMAARGKAKFESICVACHMVDKRLIGPAMQGVYERRSPEWVMNMILNPDGMLKEDPIAKALLKEYNNAIMLNQNLTEEEARDVAEYLRTL; via the coding sequence ATGAAAAAAATACTCCTTTTCGTGGCATTGGGAGCCCTTGTGGCCAGCTGTGGCGGAAAAAAAGAAGAGAAGAAAGATGATGGTTTTGAAGTAAGCCGCACAAAAACTGAAGAGACAAAGACCCAAACCAGCGAAGGTGTGCCTGTGGATTTGGACAACAAAGGGGTCGGCCCCATTGAAAATGTGGCTTTCGCCGCTGAAATTGATGAAGAAATGGCCGCTCGAGGCAAGGCTAAGTTCGAATCTATTTGCGTTGCCTGCCACATGGTGGACAAACGTTTGATTGGTCCTGCAATGCAAGGAGTCTATGAGCGTAGAAGTCCAGAATGGGTCATGAACATGATCTTGAACCCCGATGGTATGCTCAAAGAGGATCCCATTGCAAAGGCGTTGTTGAAAGAATACAATAATGCGATCATGCTCAACCAAAACCTTACCGAAGAGGAAGCAAGGGATGTGGCCGAGTACTTAAGAACACTATAA
- a CDS encoding ester cyclase encodes MDLAANKNNAIAFYKMAFEGNPREAVEKFVGDVYIQHNPDVADGKEGFISYFEKMQREYPHKSIAFVRCIAEGDLVALHTHQTWPENDEYVTMDFFRFDDNGKICEHWDAIQQIPKTAAHSNKMY; translated from the coding sequence ATGGATTTAGCGGCAAACAAAAACAATGCAATAGCCTTCTATAAAATGGCCTTTGAAGGGAATCCCCGGGAAGCTGTTGAAAAATTTGTCGGGGATGTCTATATCCAACACAACCCAGATGTCGCGGATGGAAAGGAAGGTTTTATTTCTTATTTTGAGAAAATGCAACGAGAATATCCCCACAAATCCATTGCTTTTGTACGTTGCATCGCCGAAGGCGATTTAGTTGCCCTTCATACACACCAAACTTGGCCAGAAAACGATGAATACGTAACTATGGATTTTTTCCGCTTTGATGACAATGGAAAAATCTGTGAACACTGGGATGCCATTCAACAAATACCAAAAACAGCTGCACACTCCAATAAAATGTATTGA
- a CDS encoding YciI family protein, producing MNPRLIFLFFLLSCFLTRAQSETENTTSKEIGYNAEKAKKYGADDYGMKKYVFAFLKRGPNRDLSKEEAAELQAAHMQNIGKMAQEGKLVLAGPFFGNDDLRGIYIFDVASVEEAKMLTETDPAIQAGSLVMELKEWYGSAALKEVNEIGLTLAKKSIVD from the coding sequence ATGAACCCAAGACTTATTTTCCTTTTCTTTTTGCTCAGTTGTTTTTTGACCCGTGCACAATCTGAAACTGAAAACACTACATCCAAAGAAATAGGATACAATGCAGAAAAAGCCAAAAAATATGGTGCGGACGATTATGGCATGAAAAAGTACGTCTTTGCTTTTCTAAAAAGAGGGCCAAACCGTGACCTTTCCAAAGAAGAGGCAGCAGAATTGCAGGCTGCCCATATGCAGAACATTGGCAAAATGGCGCAAGAAGGAAAATTGGTGCTCGCTGGCCCATTTTTTGGCAACGATGACCTGCGAGGAATTTATATTTTTGATGTGGCCTCCGTTGAGGAAGCTAAAATGCTCACGGAAACCGACCCTGCCATACAAGCCGGAAGCTTGGTGATGGAATTGAAAGAATGGTACGGTTCTGCGGCACTCAAGGAAGTTAATGAAATTGGCCTTACCCTTGCCAAAAAATCAATCGTGGACTAA
- a CDS encoding SulP family inorganic anion transporter, with amino-acid sequence MKKYLNLFDFSQKVNYRTEILSGLTVALALVPEAIAFAFIAGLSPLTGLYAAFVMGLVTSILGGRPGMISGATGAVAVVIVSLAQQYGVEYVFATVILAGLLQMAAGLLRLGKLMRLVPHPVIFGFVNGLAVIIFMSQMSQFKTVDGEWLSGSTLYIFLGLVLLTMVVIWGLPKLTKVIPASLAAILLVFGIVFFLGLDTRTIGDIASIQGTFPPFHIPDLPFTWETLQIIFPFAAIMAGVGLIESLLTLNIVDEITETRGRGNKEAVAQGTANILSGFFSGMGGCAMIGQSLINTSNGARARLSGIFAALMLLVFIMFGSGLIEKVPMAALTGLMIMVALGTFEWASLKTFRRMPKSDVLVMVLVTLVTVFLHNLALAVLVGVIISALVFAWDNAKRIRARKQIDEDGVKHYEIYGPLFFGSTTLFAEKFDVLNDPDEVVIDFAESRLVDMSAIEAVNKITERYRKVGKKVHLKHLSRDCRRLLANADDIIEVNVLEDPTYKVVVDK; translated from the coding sequence ATGAAAAAGTACCTCAACCTTTTTGATTTTTCACAAAAGGTAAACTATCGCACAGAAATTTTATCGGGCTTAACCGTAGCACTTGCCTTGGTTCCAGAGGCGATAGCCTTTGCGTTTATCGCTGGACTTTCACCCCTAACAGGATTATATGCCGCTTTTGTTATGGGGTTGGTGACTTCAATTTTGGGAGGTAGGCCCGGGATGATTTCTGGCGCCACCGGGGCAGTGGCCGTGGTCATTGTAAGTTTGGCACAGCAGTACGGGGTAGAATACGTTTTTGCCACAGTGATTTTGGCAGGACTTCTACAAATGGCCGCTGGATTGCTTCGTTTGGGAAAATTGATGCGTTTGGTACCCCATCCGGTAATATTTGGATTTGTCAATGGTTTGGCGGTGATCATCTTCATGTCGCAAATGAGTCAGTTCAAAACCGTGGATGGCGAATGGTTGAGCGGAAGTACCCTGTACATTTTCTTGGGATTGGTATTGTTGACCATGGTGGTGATTTGGGGACTTCCCAAATTAACAAAGGTGATTCCTGCCTCTTTGGCCGCCATTCTTTTGGTGTTCGGAATTGTGTTTTTCCTTGGATTGGATACGCGAACCATTGGGGATATTGCTTCCATTCAAGGAACTTTTCCTCCTTTTCATATTCCCGATCTTCCTTTTACTTGGGAAACGTTGCAGATAATTTTCCCATTTGCGGCAATTATGGCGGGTGTTGGTTTGATTGAAAGCTTATTGACCTTAAACATTGTGGATGAAATCACCGAGACTCGTGGTCGTGGAAACAAGGAAGCGGTTGCCCAGGGAACAGCGAATATTCTTTCTGGATTTTTCTCAGGGATGGGCGGTTGTGCCATGATCGGACAGAGTTTGATCAACACCTCCAATGGTGCTCGTGCCCGACTTTCAGGAATTTTTGCTGCGTTAATGCTTTTGGTGTTCATCATGTTCGGTTCCGGCCTGATTGAAAAGGTGCCCATGGCGGCACTTACAGGATTGATGATCATGGTGGCTTTGGGAACCTTCGAGTGGGCCAGCTTAAAAACCTTCCGTCGTATGCCAAAATCCGATGTTTTGGTGATGGTCTTGGTGACCTTGGTAACGGTTTTCCTTCACAATTTGGCCTTGGCCGTTTTGGTCGGTGTCATTATCTCGGCATTAGTGTTTGCGTGGGACAATGCAAAACGCATCCGGGCCAGAAAACAGATTGATGAGGATGGAGTTAAACATTACGAAATATACGGCCCGCTGTTTTTTGGAAGTACCACACTATTTGCAGAAAAATTTGATGTATTGAACGACCCGGATGAAGTAGTAATTGATTTTGCCGAGAGCCGATTGGTGGATATGTCGGCGATTGAAGCGGTGAACAAAATTACCGAACGCTACCGAAAAGTGGGCAAAAAAGTACACTTGAAGCATTTGAGCCGCGACTGTAGACGATTATTGGCGAATGCCGATGATATTATTGAGGTAAACGTTTTGGAAGATCCTACTTACAAGGTTGTAGTGGATAAGTAA
- a CDS encoding META domain-containing protein, which translates to MKNILLLSCAVLLFFGCIEKKKEETAEPEATEEITPDTLQTEEKKREMEPIAMKIDGSYFKATGTEPFWGLKIYDNMVQLQTMEDTITTPPSEAIKAQDSNIKMFRIQTEATQMDVIIAHKECTNAMSGEVSPYTVTVSYKNTGGDETVVYEGCGSYITDYRLHDIWVLEEMNGAMVSKEEFGGKDLPNMEININNNRFSGFSGCNRMTGGLFYEKDVLRFTQVAGTKMACPGMDKESEFLQHLQASTTYSISNNRLYLSNGNQENLLVFKKID; encoded by the coding sequence ATGAAAAATATACTCCTGTTAAGTTGCGCCGTATTGCTGTTTTTCGGTTGCATTGAAAAAAAGAAGGAAGAAACAGCCGAGCCCGAAGCTACAGAAGAAATTACGCCAGATACCCTTCAAACAGAAGAGAAAAAGCGGGAAATGGAGCCAATTGCCATGAAAATTGACGGCAGTTACTTTAAGGCCACTGGAACCGAACCTTTTTGGGGACTCAAAATCTATGACAACATGGTGCAGCTTCAGACCATGGAGGACACCATAACCACTCCTCCTTCGGAAGCCATTAAAGCACAAGACTCCAACATAAAAATGTTCCGAATCCAGACTGAGGCCACTCAAATGGATGTTATCATAGCCCATAAAGAATGTACCAATGCCATGTCTGGTGAGGTATCCCCTTACACGGTAACCGTTTCTTATAAAAATACCGGTGGAGATGAAACCGTAGTATACGAAGGCTGTGGATCTTACATAACCGATTACAGGCTTCACGATATCTGGGTGTTGGAAGAAATGAACGGTGCCATGGTCAGTAAAGAAGAATTCGGCGGCAAGGATTTGCCCAATATGGAAATCAATATCAACAACAATCGCTTTTCAGGTTTTTCGGGGTGCAACCGAATGACCGGAGGCCTTTTCTACGAAAAGGATGTACTGCGATTCACCCAGGTGGCCGGAACCAAAATGGCCTGTCCCGGTATGGACAAAGAGTCGGAGTTTTTACAGCACCTTCAAGCCAGCACAACATATTCCATCTCAAACAACAGACTGTACCTTTCCAATGGCAATCAGGAAAATCTGCTTGTTTTTAAAAAAATAGATTGA
- a CDS encoding YheT family hydrolase, with product MPLISSHYAPPLFFKNAHLATIYCGLFRKVEGVVQKRERLTLSDADFLDLDWSESVIPTQKLVILLHGLEGDGQRPYITGSAKLFNQKGYDACAVNYRGCSGETNKRYRSYHSGVTEDLKEVIDHILKTKDYSEIFIKGFSLGGNLVLKYLGEEEALPKEIKGAVAVSVPCNLHSSCQQLLTFKNILYAIRFKGNLIGKLKQKQVLFPEYITDSDIKKIKTLKDFDDIYTSRAHNFKDALDYYKQCSSLQFLPNIKVPSLIVNALDDSFLGTECYPFAEVEQNPNLYMETPKYGGHVGFWGKKNITYTEKRALEFFDDL from the coding sequence ATGCCTCTTATTTCATCCCATTACGCCCCACCACTATTTTTTAAAAATGCACATTTGGCCACCATTTACTGTGGTCTATTTAGAAAGGTCGAAGGGGTTGTCCAAAAGCGGGAACGTTTAACGTTGTCAGATGCTGATTTTTTGGATTTGGATTGGAGTGAATCCGTTATCCCAACTCAAAAATTGGTCATTTTGCTCCACGGTTTGGAAGGTGATGGGCAACGACCCTACATCACAGGAAGTGCCAAACTTTTCAACCAAAAGGGTTACGATGCCTGTGCTGTAAATTATCGGGGGTGTAGTGGCGAGACCAATAAACGCTACCGTTCGTACCATTCCGGTGTTACGGAGGACCTCAAGGAAGTAATCGACCACATCTTAAAAACAAAGGACTATTCGGAGATCTTTATTAAGGGCTTTAGTCTAGGCGGAAATCTAGTCTTGAAATATCTAGGTGAAGAAGAAGCTCTTCCGAAGGAAATAAAAGGAGCCGTTGCTGTTTCCGTACCCTGCAATTTGCACAGTTCGTGCCAACAACTTCTAACCTTTAAAAACATATTGTATGCCATCCGTTTCAAGGGAAATTTGATTGGCAAGCTCAAACAAAAACAAGTCTTGTTTCCAGAGTATATCACAGATTCTGACATCAAAAAAATCAAGACCCTTAAGGATTTTGACGATATATACACCAGTAGGGCCCATAATTTCAAGGATGCCCTGGATTATTACAAACAATGTAGTTCCCTGCAATTTTTACCGAACATTAAAGTGCCGAGCCTTATTGTAAATGCACTCGATGATTCTTTTTTGGGTACGGAATGTTATCCTTTTGCCGAAGTGGAACAAAATCCAAATCTATATATGGAGACCCCTAAATATGGTGGACATGTTGGTTTTTGGGGCAAGAAGAATATAACCTATACAGAGAAAAGAGCTTTGGAATTCTTTGATGATCTGTAA
- a CDS encoding YciI family protein, with protein sequence MKYVFLLLLLPFFMNGQESEKEKSHFVALYTVGSLWDMDKTPNDQPYFKEHSAFLSKLRKENTIVMGARYSDTGMIVLEAMDLESAKKILFEDIALQNKLFNVEVHPLNVFYKGCFD encoded by the coding sequence ATGAAATATGTTTTTTTGTTGCTCCTTTTGCCGTTTTTTATGAACGGTCAGGAAAGTGAAAAAGAAAAGTCTCATTTTGTGGCATTGTACACGGTAGGATCCCTTTGGGATATGGACAAAACACCCAATGATCAACCCTATTTTAAGGAACATTCCGCTTTTTTGTCCAAATTGAGAAAAGAAAATACCATAGTCATGGGTGCTCGGTACAGCGATACCGGCATGATCGTCCTTGAGGCCATGGATTTGGAGTCCGCCAAAAAAATCTTGTTTGAGGATATAGCGCTTCAAAATAAACTGTTCAATGTAGAGGTGCATCCGTTAAATGTTTTTTATAAGGGATGTTTTGATTGA